From a region of the Paenibacillus sp. FSL R10-2734 genome:
- a CDS encoding GNAT family N-acetyltransferase, which yields MSDYQLICDYKHIEKYKEGFIILVKSIFGIDFSAWVEQGGWNDKYICYSFIDGDHVIANASINKMTIILNQKEYKAIQIGTVMTHPNYRMQGLSRKLIDHIIDKYEHECDFIYLFANDSALDFYPKFGFQRMQESSFSINAVHLSSQPSKTYSVRPLSINNSVDFTLLKKFAEEKIPVSSILSVINNEHQLLFYFILTFHDSFYYIEEADVVVIFKHEDHQLHIFDIISTTGIDIDAILNSIITPETETIHFYFTPDYSIDHLEAELISQSEDTLFVRPFLKELPKHFMFPITSHA from the coding sequence ATGAGTGATTACCAACTAATCTGTGATTACAAGCATATCGAAAAATATAAAGAAGGCTTTATTATATTAGTAAAGTCGATTTTCGGGATCGATTTCTCGGCTTGGGTTGAACAAGGGGGATGGAATGACAAGTATATTTGTTATTCCTTTATCGATGGAGATCACGTGATAGCAAATGCATCCATAAACAAAATGACCATTATTTTAAATCAGAAAGAGTATAAAGCTATTCAAATTGGCACTGTAATGACACATCCGAACTATCGCATGCAAGGATTATCTAGAAAATTAATAGATCATATTATTGATAAGTACGAACATGAATGTGACTTCATCTACTTATTTGCAAACGACAGCGCTTTGGACTTCTACCCTAAATTCGGATTTCAACGTATGCAAGAAAGTAGCTTTTCGATTAACGCTGTTCATCTTAGTAGTCAACCGTCTAAAACTTACTCTGTGCGTCCCTTATCCATAAATAACTCTGTTGATTTCACCCTGTTAAAAAAATTCGCTGAAGAAAAAATACCTGTATCCTCTATACTTAGTGTTATAAACAATGAACATCAGCTGCTGTTCTACTTTATCCTTACTTTCCATGATTCCTTTTATTATATTGAAGAAGCTGACGTTGTAGTGATCTTTAAGCATGAGGATCATCAGCTTCATATTTTTGATATTATTAGTACTACAGGTATTGATATCGACGCAATATTGAATAGCATTATTACTCCTGAGACTGAGACTATACACTTTTATTTCACACCAGATTATTCAATAGATCACCTAGAGGCAGAATTAATTTCCCAGAGTGAGGATACATTGTTTGTGCGTCCATTTTTAAAAGAACTACCTAAACATTTCATGTTTCCCATCACTTCACATGCCTAA
- a CDS encoding YmaF family protein → MQKKKATLKKKTLYSQYAQRHVHEFEGSTKLAEEGADRHNHRFAGVTGQAIRVGNSHIHEIDLSRTDFLNHFHNLKKIRTGPAISVGNGKHVHFVSGQTTLNDGHVHRFNFATLIQAPLV, encoded by the coding sequence ATGCAGAAGAAAAAAGCTACTTTAAAGAAGAAAACATTATATTCTCAATATGCACAGCGACATGTACATGAATTTGAAGGCAGTACTAAATTGGCTGAAGAAGGTGCAGATCGACATAATCATCGTTTTGCAGGTGTTACGGGGCAGGCGATTCGAGTAGGGAATAGTCATATCCATGAAATTGATCTTAGTAGAACTGATTTCTTGAACCACTTTCATAATCTGAAAAAGATAAGAACAGGCCCTGCTATTTCAGTTGGAAATGGTAAGCATGTACATTTTGTATCTGGCCAAACTACATTAAATGATGGTCACGTACACCGATTCAATTTCGCAACATTGATTCAAGCTCCACTTGTTTAA
- a CDS encoding GNAT family protein — MREIDYSNYYWKDEKIRLRSIQEGDWEGYYTNRFDTPARRLLQCAVELPPTIAEAKNFAETYAEFSSNKLMFTIEDLHGENVGGVNLNSIDEKNGTFSIGVQVDKDHRGKGYGTRAITILLKYAFYERRLHKFNECALEGNEGSIAMLKKVGCVQEGVRRKVIYTNGRYYDLILFGLTKDEFMEKMSENL; from the coding sequence ATGAGAGAAATAGATTATAGTAATTATTACTGGAAAGACGAGAAAATTAGATTGCGATCTATACAAGAAGGTGATTGGGAAGGTTATTACACGAATCGTTTCGATACTCCTGCGCGGCGACTCTTACAGTGTGCTGTTGAACTACCACCGACAATTGCCGAAGCTAAAAATTTTGCGGAGACTTACGCTGAGTTCTCGTCTAATAAATTAATGTTTACGATCGAGGATTTGCATGGCGAAAATGTTGGGGGAGTAAATCTTAATAGCATTGATGAGAAAAATGGTACGTTCAGTATAGGCGTGCAAGTAGATAAAGATCATAGAGGTAAAGGGTATGGAACGAGAGCGATAACTATCCTCTTAAAGTATGCTTTTTATGAGCGAAGACTACATAAATTCAATGAATGTGCGCTTGAAGGCAATGAAGGTTCTATAGCGATGTTAAAGAAAGTCGGCTGTGTTCAAGAGGGCGTGCGGCGGAAAGTCATTTACACGAATGGGCGATATTATGATTTGATATTGTTTGGATTAACGAAGGATGAATTTATGGAGAAAATGAG